One Felis catus isolate Fca126 chromosome D2, F.catus_Fca126_mat1.0, whole genome shotgun sequence DNA window includes the following coding sequences:
- the LOC101100417 gene encoding zinc finger protein 345 isoform X3: protein MGTGLLRLLLRMGRTSQALLGSPAYGERRCGTSTILQGSLSFEDVTVGFSQEEWQHLDPAQRTLYRDVMLENYSHLVAVGCCVPKPDVIFRLEQGQQPWLIEEESLDQSCPEVCKVDNQLEQNQEIQHRHFWQSPFINNKTLTVHRGNVLGNIFNFSTDSIPSIKIPCKCDSCGMNLKCISELIINKKNYLSKKADDLNPCGKLFLHSNPEKTQMGEKPCEFIQNQKYVSRNENFIPYQKIKNVQQCLIQRNKEYEGYGKEFHEKALVPYNQSCIGESPREHNESDKTFCNNATLVVCKIAQRMENLHEFNEYGKTFEKSSLLKPRVHLKVKGYEYIDRVVSFNRRSDFPDTGDRVFEYNNLGEPYWEKSVLNITPRTHVGDKVHECNECGKAFCKKSKLTKHQKIHPREKPYECKECGKCFSRKSLLTLHQRIHTGEKPYECKACGKCFSRSSHLIIHQRTHTGEKPYECKECGKCFYHKSYLTVHQRIHTGEKPYECNQCGKTFISNSVLTIHQKTHTGDKPYECNQCGKFFSRNSYLTVHLRTHTGEKPYECELCGKTFCHKSDVTKHEKTHIGGKPYGCNQCGKTFSRNSGLKVHQRTHTKEKPYECNECGKSFSEKSVLTVHQRIHTGEKPYKCNECGKTFYNKSDLTKHHRTHTGEKPYECKECGKFFSRNSYLTVHQRSHTGEKPYVCKKCGKTFYLKSDYTVHKRTHRGEKSYHCNQCGKTFTCGSVLRSHQRTHTGEKPYECNECGKSFSEKSVLTVHQRIHTGEKPYKCNECGKSFYHKSDLTKHQRTHTGEKPYECKHCGKTFSCNSGLKVHQRRHVREKPYECIECEVTAKKSVITAHPRLHTEEEN from the exons GGATCCTTATCATTTGAGGATGTGACTGTGGGCTTCTCCCAGGAAGAGTGGCAGCACCTGGACCCTGCCCAGAGGACCCTGTACAGGgacgtgatgctggagaactacAGCCACCTTGTCGCAGTGG GGTGCTGCGTCCCTAAACCAGACGTGATCTTCAGGCTGGAACAAGGACAGCAGCCATGGCTCATAGAGGAAGAGTCCCTAGACCAGAGCTGCCCAG aAGTCTGCAAAGTTGATAACCAACTAGAACAGAATCAAGAAATCCAGCACAGACATTTCTGGCAGTCTCCATTTatcaacaacaaaacactgaCTGTACACAGAGGTAATGTattaggaaacatttttaatttcagcacaGACAGCATTCCTTCCATAAAAATACCCTGTAAATGTGACTCATGTGGTATgaatttgaaatgtatttcagaattaattattaataagaaaaactaTTTAAGTAAGAAGGCTGATGACCTCAATCCATGTGGGAAATTGTTCCTTCATAGTAACCCTGAAAAAACTCAAATGGGGGAGAAACCTTGTGAATTCATTCAAAATCAAAAATATGTAAGTCGTAATGAAAATTTCATTCcatatcagaaaattaaaaatgtacaacaATGCTTAATTCAAAGGAATAAGGAATATGAGGGATACGGGAAGGAGTTCCATGAGAAGGCACTTGTCCCATATAACCAATCTTGTATAGGAGAGAGTCCTCGTGAACATAATGAATCTGATAAAACGTTCTGTAATAATGCAACCCTCGTGGTCTGTAAGATAGCACAAAGAATGGAAAATCTTCATGAGTTTAATGAATACGGTAAAACATTTGAGAAGTCCTCCCTCTTGAAACCTAGAGTTCATTTAAAGGTGAAGGGTTATGAGTACATTGATAGAGTGGTTAGTTTCAATAGGAGATCAGACTTCCCTGACACAGGAGATAGAGTATTTGAATATAACAACTTGGGAGAACCTTACTGGGAGAAGTCCGTTCTTAATATAACTCCGAGAACACACGTAGGAGACAAAGTCCATGAATGTAACGAATGTGGAAAAGCATTCTGCAAAAAGTCAAAACTCACCAAACACCAGAAAATACATCCAAGAGAGAAACCATacgaatgtaaggaatgtgggaaatgCTTCTCTCGGAAATCCCTCCTCACTTTACATCAGAGAatccacacaggagagaaaccctacgAATGTAAGGCCTGTGGGAAATGCTTCTCTAGGAGTTCACACCTCATAATTCATCAGAGgactcacacaggagagaagccctatgaatgtaaggaatgtgggaagtgTTTCTACCATAAGTCCTATCTCACGGTACACCAGAGGATTCATACAGGGgagaagccctatgaatgtaACCAATGTGGAAAAACCTTCATAAGCAACTCAGTCCTCACAATAcatcagaaaacacacacaggcGACAAACCCTATGAGTGTAATCAGTGTGGGAAATTCTTCTCCAGAAACTCGTACCTTACAGTACATCTGAGAACgcacacaggggagaagccctacGAATGTGAGCTCTGTGGGAAAACCTTCTGTCACAAGTCAGATGTCACGAAACATGAGAAAACTCACATAGGGGGAAAACCCTATGGATGTAATCAGTGCGGGAAAACCTTTAGTCGTAACTCGGGCCTAAAAGTtcatcagagaactcacacaaaggagaaaccctatgaatgtaacgAGTGTGGGAAATCCTTTTCTGAGAAATCAGTTCTCACAGTACATCAGAGGATACACACAGGCGAGAAACCTTACaagtgtaatgaatgtgggaaaacctTCTACAATAAATCGGACCTCACTAAACACCACAGGACTCACACAggtgagaaaccctatgaatgtaaggaatgtgggaaattcTTCTCTAGGAATTCATACCTTACAGTACACCAGAGAAGTCATACAGGGGAGAAACCCTATGTGTGCAAGAAATGTGGGAAAACTTTCTACCTTAAGTCAGACTATACAGTACATAAGAGAACACACAGAGGGGAGAAATCCTATCACTGTAATCAGTGTGGGAAGACTTTCACTTGCGGTTCAGTCCTCAGATcacatcagagaactcacacaggtgagaagccctatgaatgtaACGAGTGTGGGAAATCATTTTCAGAGAAATCCGTTCTCACCGTCCATCAGAGGAtacacacaggggagaaacctTATAAGTGTAACGAATGTGGGAAGTCCTTCTATCATAAGTCAGATCTCACTAAGCATCAGagaacacacacaggagagaaaccctatgagtgTAAGCATTGTGGGAAAACCTTCAGTTGCAACTCAGGCCTTAAAGTACATCAGAGAAGACACGTaagagagaaaccctatgaatgtattGAGTGCGAGGTAACTGCCAAGAAATCAGTTATCACAGCACATCCAAGGTTacacacagaggaagaaaactaG
- the LOC101100417 gene encoding zinc finger protein 33B isoform X2, protein MGTGLLRLLLRMGRTSQALLGSPAYGERRCGTSTILQLYFQRFQHFSKKDQQIMKKSYGSLSFEDVTVGFSQEEWQHLDPAQRTLYRDVMLENYSHLVAVGCCVPKPDVIFRLEQGQQPWLIEEESLDQSCPVCKVDNQLEQNQEIQHRHFWQSPFINNKTLTVHRGNVLGNIFNFSTDSIPSIKIPCKCDSCGMNLKCISELIINKKNYLSKKADDLNPCGKLFLHSNPEKTQMGEKPCEFIQNQKYVSRNENFIPYQKIKNVQQCLIQRNKEYEGYGKEFHEKALVPYNQSCIGESPREHNESDKTFCNNATLVVCKIAQRMENLHEFNEYGKTFEKSSLLKPRVHLKVKGYEYIDRVVSFNRRSDFPDTGDRVFEYNNLGEPYWEKSVLNITPRTHVGDKVHECNECGKAFCKKSKLTKHQKIHPREKPYECKECGKCFSRKSLLTLHQRIHTGEKPYECKACGKCFSRSSHLIIHQRTHTGEKPYECKECGKCFYHKSYLTVHQRIHTGEKPYECNQCGKTFISNSVLTIHQKTHTGDKPYECNQCGKFFSRNSYLTVHLRTHTGEKPYECELCGKTFCHKSDVTKHEKTHIGGKPYGCNQCGKTFSRNSGLKVHQRTHTKEKPYECNECGKSFSEKSVLTVHQRIHTGEKPYKCNECGKTFYNKSDLTKHHRTHTGEKPYECKECGKFFSRNSYLTVHQRSHTGEKPYVCKKCGKTFYLKSDYTVHKRTHRGEKSYHCNQCGKTFTCGSVLRSHQRTHTGEKPYECNECGKSFSEKSVLTVHQRIHTGEKPYKCNECGKSFYHKSDLTKHQRTHTGEKPYECKHCGKTFSCNSGLKVHQRRHVREKPYECIECEVTAKKSVITAHPRLHTEEEN, encoded by the exons GGATCCTTATCATTTGAGGATGTGACTGTGGGCTTCTCCCAGGAAGAGTGGCAGCACCTGGACCCTGCCCAGAGGACCCTGTACAGGgacgtgatgctggagaactacAGCCACCTTGTCGCAGTGG GGTGCTGCGTCCCTAAACCAGACGTGATCTTCAGGCTGGAACAAGGACAGCAGCCATGGCTCATAGAGGAAGAGTCCCTAGACCAGAGCTGCCCAG TCTGCAAAGTTGATAACCAACTAGAACAGAATCAAGAAATCCAGCACAGACATTTCTGGCAGTCTCCATTTatcaacaacaaaacactgaCTGTACACAGAGGTAATGTattaggaaacatttttaatttcagcacaGACAGCATTCCTTCCATAAAAATACCCTGTAAATGTGACTCATGTGGTATgaatttgaaatgtatttcagaattaattattaataagaaaaactaTTTAAGTAAGAAGGCTGATGACCTCAATCCATGTGGGAAATTGTTCCTTCATAGTAACCCTGAAAAAACTCAAATGGGGGAGAAACCTTGTGAATTCATTCAAAATCAAAAATATGTAAGTCGTAATGAAAATTTCATTCcatatcagaaaattaaaaatgtacaacaATGCTTAATTCAAAGGAATAAGGAATATGAGGGATACGGGAAGGAGTTCCATGAGAAGGCACTTGTCCCATATAACCAATCTTGTATAGGAGAGAGTCCTCGTGAACATAATGAATCTGATAAAACGTTCTGTAATAATGCAACCCTCGTGGTCTGTAAGATAGCACAAAGAATGGAAAATCTTCATGAGTTTAATGAATACGGTAAAACATTTGAGAAGTCCTCCCTCTTGAAACCTAGAGTTCATTTAAAGGTGAAGGGTTATGAGTACATTGATAGAGTGGTTAGTTTCAATAGGAGATCAGACTTCCCTGACACAGGAGATAGAGTATTTGAATATAACAACTTGGGAGAACCTTACTGGGAGAAGTCCGTTCTTAATATAACTCCGAGAACACACGTAGGAGACAAAGTCCATGAATGTAACGAATGTGGAAAAGCATTCTGCAAAAAGTCAAAACTCACCAAACACCAGAAAATACATCCAAGAGAGAAACCATacgaatgtaaggaatgtgggaaatgCTTCTCTCGGAAATCCCTCCTCACTTTACATCAGAGAatccacacaggagagaaaccctacgAATGTAAGGCCTGTGGGAAATGCTTCTCTAGGAGTTCACACCTCATAATTCATCAGAGgactcacacaggagagaagccctatgaatgtaaggaatgtgggaagtgTTTCTACCATAAGTCCTATCTCACGGTACACCAGAGGATTCATACAGGGgagaagccctatgaatgtaACCAATGTGGAAAAACCTTCATAAGCAACTCAGTCCTCACAATAcatcagaaaacacacacaggcGACAAACCCTATGAGTGTAATCAGTGTGGGAAATTCTTCTCCAGAAACTCGTACCTTACAGTACATCTGAGAACgcacacaggggagaagccctacGAATGTGAGCTCTGTGGGAAAACCTTCTGTCACAAGTCAGATGTCACGAAACATGAGAAAACTCACATAGGGGGAAAACCCTATGGATGTAATCAGTGCGGGAAAACCTTTAGTCGTAACTCGGGCCTAAAAGTtcatcagagaactcacacaaaggagaaaccctatgaatgtaacgAGTGTGGGAAATCCTTTTCTGAGAAATCAGTTCTCACAGTACATCAGAGGATACACACAGGCGAGAAACCTTACaagtgtaatgaatgtgggaaaacctTCTACAATAAATCGGACCTCACTAAACACCACAGGACTCACACAggtgagaaaccctatgaatgtaaggaatgtgggaaattcTTCTCTAGGAATTCATACCTTACAGTACACCAGAGAAGTCATACAGGGGAGAAACCCTATGTGTGCAAGAAATGTGGGAAAACTTTCTACCTTAAGTCAGACTATACAGTACATAAGAGAACACACAGAGGGGAGAAATCCTATCACTGTAATCAGTGTGGGAAGACTTTCACTTGCGGTTCAGTCCTCAGATcacatcagagaactcacacaggtgagaagccctatgaatgtaACGAGTGTGGGAAATCATTTTCAGAGAAATCCGTTCTCACCGTCCATCAGAGGAtacacacaggggagaaacctTATAAGTGTAACGAATGTGGGAAGTCCTTCTATCATAAGTCAGATCTCACTAAGCATCAGagaacacacacaggagagaaaccctatgagtgTAAGCATTGTGGGAAAACCTTCAGTTGCAACTCAGGCCTTAAAGTACATCAGAGAAGACACGTaagagagaaaccctatgaatgtattGAGTGCGAGGTAACTGCCAAGAAATCAGTTATCACAGCACATCCAAGGTTacacacagaggaagaaaactaG
- the LOC101100417 gene encoding zinc finger protein 345 isoform X4 yields the protein MKKSYGSLSFEDVTVGFSQEEWQHLDPAQRTLYRDVMLENYSHLVAVGCCVPKPDVIFRLEQGQQPWLIEEESLDQSCPEVCKVDNQLEQNQEIQHRHFWQSPFINNKTLTVHRGNVLGNIFNFSTDSIPSIKIPCKCDSCGMNLKCISELIINKKNYLSKKADDLNPCGKLFLHSNPEKTQMGEKPCEFIQNQKYVSRNENFIPYQKIKNVQQCLIQRNKEYEGYGKEFHEKALVPYNQSCIGESPREHNESDKTFCNNATLVVCKIAQRMENLHEFNEYGKTFEKSSLLKPRVHLKVKGYEYIDRVVSFNRRSDFPDTGDRVFEYNNLGEPYWEKSVLNITPRTHVGDKVHECNECGKAFCKKSKLTKHQKIHPREKPYECKECGKCFSRKSLLTLHQRIHTGEKPYECKACGKCFSRSSHLIIHQRTHTGEKPYECKECGKCFYHKSYLTVHQRIHTGEKPYECNQCGKTFISNSVLTIHQKTHTGDKPYECNQCGKFFSRNSYLTVHLRTHTGEKPYECELCGKTFCHKSDVTKHEKTHIGGKPYGCNQCGKTFSRNSGLKVHQRTHTKEKPYECNECGKSFSEKSVLTVHQRIHTGEKPYKCNECGKTFYNKSDLTKHHRTHTGEKPYECKECGKFFSRNSYLTVHQRSHTGEKPYVCKKCGKTFYLKSDYTVHKRTHRGEKSYHCNQCGKTFTCGSVLRSHQRTHTGEKPYECNECGKSFSEKSVLTVHQRIHTGEKPYKCNECGKSFYHKSDLTKHQRTHTGEKPYECKHCGKTFSCNSGLKVHQRRHVREKPYECIECEVTAKKSVITAHPRLHTEEEN from the exons GGATCCTTATCATTTGAGGATGTGACTGTGGGCTTCTCCCAGGAAGAGTGGCAGCACCTGGACCCTGCCCAGAGGACCCTGTACAGGgacgtgatgctggagaactacAGCCACCTTGTCGCAGTGG GGTGCTGCGTCCCTAAACCAGACGTGATCTTCAGGCTGGAACAAGGACAGCAGCCATGGCTCATAGAGGAAGAGTCCCTAGACCAGAGCTGCCCAG aAGTCTGCAAAGTTGATAACCAACTAGAACAGAATCAAGAAATCCAGCACAGACATTTCTGGCAGTCTCCATTTatcaacaacaaaacactgaCTGTACACAGAGGTAATGTattaggaaacatttttaatttcagcacaGACAGCATTCCTTCCATAAAAATACCCTGTAAATGTGACTCATGTGGTATgaatttgaaatgtatttcagaattaattattaataagaaaaactaTTTAAGTAAGAAGGCTGATGACCTCAATCCATGTGGGAAATTGTTCCTTCATAGTAACCCTGAAAAAACTCAAATGGGGGAGAAACCTTGTGAATTCATTCAAAATCAAAAATATGTAAGTCGTAATGAAAATTTCATTCcatatcagaaaattaaaaatgtacaacaATGCTTAATTCAAAGGAATAAGGAATATGAGGGATACGGGAAGGAGTTCCATGAGAAGGCACTTGTCCCATATAACCAATCTTGTATAGGAGAGAGTCCTCGTGAACATAATGAATCTGATAAAACGTTCTGTAATAATGCAACCCTCGTGGTCTGTAAGATAGCACAAAGAATGGAAAATCTTCATGAGTTTAATGAATACGGTAAAACATTTGAGAAGTCCTCCCTCTTGAAACCTAGAGTTCATTTAAAGGTGAAGGGTTATGAGTACATTGATAGAGTGGTTAGTTTCAATAGGAGATCAGACTTCCCTGACACAGGAGATAGAGTATTTGAATATAACAACTTGGGAGAACCTTACTGGGAGAAGTCCGTTCTTAATATAACTCCGAGAACACACGTAGGAGACAAAGTCCATGAATGTAACGAATGTGGAAAAGCATTCTGCAAAAAGTCAAAACTCACCAAACACCAGAAAATACATCCAAGAGAGAAACCATacgaatgtaaggaatgtgggaaatgCTTCTCTCGGAAATCCCTCCTCACTTTACATCAGAGAatccacacaggagagaaaccctacgAATGTAAGGCCTGTGGGAAATGCTTCTCTAGGAGTTCACACCTCATAATTCATCAGAGgactcacacaggagagaagccctatgaatgtaaggaatgtgggaagtgTTTCTACCATAAGTCCTATCTCACGGTACACCAGAGGATTCATACAGGGgagaagccctatgaatgtaACCAATGTGGAAAAACCTTCATAAGCAACTCAGTCCTCACAATAcatcagaaaacacacacaggcGACAAACCCTATGAGTGTAATCAGTGTGGGAAATTCTTCTCCAGAAACTCGTACCTTACAGTACATCTGAGAACgcacacaggggagaagccctacGAATGTGAGCTCTGTGGGAAAACCTTCTGTCACAAGTCAGATGTCACGAAACATGAGAAAACTCACATAGGGGGAAAACCCTATGGATGTAATCAGTGCGGGAAAACCTTTAGTCGTAACTCGGGCCTAAAAGTtcatcagagaactcacacaaaggagaaaccctatgaatgtaacgAGTGTGGGAAATCCTTTTCTGAGAAATCAGTTCTCACAGTACATCAGAGGATACACACAGGCGAGAAACCTTACaagtgtaatgaatgtgggaaaacctTCTACAATAAATCGGACCTCACTAAACACCACAGGACTCACACAggtgagaaaccctatgaatgtaaggaatgtgggaaattcTTCTCTAGGAATTCATACCTTACAGTACACCAGAGAAGTCATACAGGGGAGAAACCCTATGTGTGCAAGAAATGTGGGAAAACTTTCTACCTTAAGTCAGACTATACAGTACATAAGAGAACACACAGAGGGGAGAAATCCTATCACTGTAATCAGTGTGGGAAGACTTTCACTTGCGGTTCAGTCCTCAGATcacatcagagaactcacacaggtgagaagccctatgaatgtaACGAGTGTGGGAAATCATTTTCAGAGAAATCCGTTCTCACCGTCCATCAGAGGAtacacacaggggagaaacctTATAAGTGTAACGAATGTGGGAAGTCCTTCTATCATAAGTCAGATCTCACTAAGCATCAGagaacacacacaggagagaaaccctatgagtgTAAGCATTGTGGGAAAACCTTCAGTTGCAACTCAGGCCTTAAAGTACATCAGAGAAGACACGTaagagagaaaccctatgaatgtattGAGTGCGAGGTAACTGCCAAGAAATCAGTTATCACAGCACATCCAAGGTTacacacagaggaagaaaactaG
- the LOC101100417 gene encoding zinc finger protein 33B isoform X1, which translates to MGTGLLRLLLRMGRTSQALLGSPAYGERRCGTSTILQLYFQRFQHFSKKDQQIMKKSYGSLSFEDVTVGFSQEEWQHLDPAQRTLYRDVMLENYSHLVAVGCCVPKPDVIFRLEQGQQPWLIEEESLDQSCPEVCKVDNQLEQNQEIQHRHFWQSPFINNKTLTVHRGNVLGNIFNFSTDSIPSIKIPCKCDSCGMNLKCISELIINKKNYLSKKADDLNPCGKLFLHSNPEKTQMGEKPCEFIQNQKYVSRNENFIPYQKIKNVQQCLIQRNKEYEGYGKEFHEKALVPYNQSCIGESPREHNESDKTFCNNATLVVCKIAQRMENLHEFNEYGKTFEKSSLLKPRVHLKVKGYEYIDRVVSFNRRSDFPDTGDRVFEYNNLGEPYWEKSVLNITPRTHVGDKVHECNECGKAFCKKSKLTKHQKIHPREKPYECKECGKCFSRKSLLTLHQRIHTGEKPYECKACGKCFSRSSHLIIHQRTHTGEKPYECKECGKCFYHKSYLTVHQRIHTGEKPYECNQCGKTFISNSVLTIHQKTHTGDKPYECNQCGKFFSRNSYLTVHLRTHTGEKPYECELCGKTFCHKSDVTKHEKTHIGGKPYGCNQCGKTFSRNSGLKVHQRTHTKEKPYECNECGKSFSEKSVLTVHQRIHTGEKPYKCNECGKTFYNKSDLTKHHRTHTGEKPYECKECGKFFSRNSYLTVHQRSHTGEKPYVCKKCGKTFYLKSDYTVHKRTHRGEKSYHCNQCGKTFTCGSVLRSHQRTHTGEKPYECNECGKSFSEKSVLTVHQRIHTGEKPYKCNECGKSFYHKSDLTKHQRTHTGEKPYECKHCGKTFSCNSGLKVHQRRHVREKPYECIECEVTAKKSVITAHPRLHTEEEN; encoded by the exons GGATCCTTATCATTTGAGGATGTGACTGTGGGCTTCTCCCAGGAAGAGTGGCAGCACCTGGACCCTGCCCAGAGGACCCTGTACAGGgacgtgatgctggagaactacAGCCACCTTGTCGCAGTGG GGTGCTGCGTCCCTAAACCAGACGTGATCTTCAGGCTGGAACAAGGACAGCAGCCATGGCTCATAGAGGAAGAGTCCCTAGACCAGAGCTGCCCAG aAGTCTGCAAAGTTGATAACCAACTAGAACAGAATCAAGAAATCCAGCACAGACATTTCTGGCAGTCTCCATTTatcaacaacaaaacactgaCTGTACACAGAGGTAATGTattaggaaacatttttaatttcagcacaGACAGCATTCCTTCCATAAAAATACCCTGTAAATGTGACTCATGTGGTATgaatttgaaatgtatttcagaattaattattaataagaaaaactaTTTAAGTAAGAAGGCTGATGACCTCAATCCATGTGGGAAATTGTTCCTTCATAGTAACCCTGAAAAAACTCAAATGGGGGAGAAACCTTGTGAATTCATTCAAAATCAAAAATATGTAAGTCGTAATGAAAATTTCATTCcatatcagaaaattaaaaatgtacaacaATGCTTAATTCAAAGGAATAAGGAATATGAGGGATACGGGAAGGAGTTCCATGAGAAGGCACTTGTCCCATATAACCAATCTTGTATAGGAGAGAGTCCTCGTGAACATAATGAATCTGATAAAACGTTCTGTAATAATGCAACCCTCGTGGTCTGTAAGATAGCACAAAGAATGGAAAATCTTCATGAGTTTAATGAATACGGTAAAACATTTGAGAAGTCCTCCCTCTTGAAACCTAGAGTTCATTTAAAGGTGAAGGGTTATGAGTACATTGATAGAGTGGTTAGTTTCAATAGGAGATCAGACTTCCCTGACACAGGAGATAGAGTATTTGAATATAACAACTTGGGAGAACCTTACTGGGAGAAGTCCGTTCTTAATATAACTCCGAGAACACACGTAGGAGACAAAGTCCATGAATGTAACGAATGTGGAAAAGCATTCTGCAAAAAGTCAAAACTCACCAAACACCAGAAAATACATCCAAGAGAGAAACCATacgaatgtaaggaatgtgggaaatgCTTCTCTCGGAAATCCCTCCTCACTTTACATCAGAGAatccacacaggagagaaaccctacgAATGTAAGGCCTGTGGGAAATGCTTCTCTAGGAGTTCACACCTCATAATTCATCAGAGgactcacacaggagagaagccctatgaatgtaaggaatgtgggaagtgTTTCTACCATAAGTCCTATCTCACGGTACACCAGAGGATTCATACAGGGgagaagccctatgaatgtaACCAATGTGGAAAAACCTTCATAAGCAACTCAGTCCTCACAATAcatcagaaaacacacacaggcGACAAACCCTATGAGTGTAATCAGTGTGGGAAATTCTTCTCCAGAAACTCGTACCTTACAGTACATCTGAGAACgcacacaggggagaagccctacGAATGTGAGCTCTGTGGGAAAACCTTCTGTCACAAGTCAGATGTCACGAAACATGAGAAAACTCACATAGGGGGAAAACCCTATGGATGTAATCAGTGCGGGAAAACCTTTAGTCGTAACTCGGGCCTAAAAGTtcatcagagaactcacacaaaggagaaaccctatgaatgtaacgAGTGTGGGAAATCCTTTTCTGAGAAATCAGTTCTCACAGTACATCAGAGGATACACACAGGCGAGAAACCTTACaagtgtaatgaatgtgggaaaacctTCTACAATAAATCGGACCTCACTAAACACCACAGGACTCACACAggtgagaaaccctatgaatgtaaggaatgtgggaaattcTTCTCTAGGAATTCATACCTTACAGTACACCAGAGAAGTCATACAGGGGAGAAACCCTATGTGTGCAAGAAATGTGGGAAAACTTTCTACCTTAAGTCAGACTATACAGTACATAAGAGAACACACAGAGGGGAGAAATCCTATCACTGTAATCAGTGTGGGAAGACTTTCACTTGCGGTTCAGTCCTCAGATcacatcagagaactcacacaggtgagaagccctatgaatgtaACGAGTGTGGGAAATCATTTTCAGAGAAATCCGTTCTCACCGTCCATCAGAGGAtacacacaggggagaaacctTATAAGTGTAACGAATGTGGGAAGTCCTTCTATCATAAGTCAGATCTCACTAAGCATCAGagaacacacacaggagagaaaccctatgagtgTAAGCATTGTGGGAAAACCTTCAGTTGCAACTCAGGCCTTAAAGTACATCAGAGAAGACACGTaagagagaaaccctatgaatgtattGAGTGCGAGGTAACTGCCAAGAAATCAGTTATCACAGCACATCCAAGGTTacacacagaggaagaaaactaG